In the Drosophila virilis strain 15010-1051.87 chromosome 4, Dvir_AGI_RSII-ME, whole genome shotgun sequence genome, aaaataaatatattttttctaatttactttcattttatttcagcCCATGCGGGGAGCCAAACAGTTGCTGGGCAGCATGGGCAGTTCCATTTCGATGAACACCTGGCCAAGGAATCAATTCAAGAGGCAAGTCATATTCTCCTTTACGGATCTCTTGGGTATGTTGCACACTGGGCatgatattaaatataaatacatatattatttattttcaataatctTTTCAGTTTCAATAGGCGGAACTGCCGGCCTCTACCTGGGCTTTAGCGTGCTGGGCTTAGttgaatttgtatatttttttacattgCGCTTactttggcatttatttggctatgaaatttaaaataatgtttggctaaatgcaaatttttaataataatagtaataataataataatacatatcatctgcaaaacaaaacaaataacgtatgtatgtataaattataGACGAACTatgtagatatgtatgtatgtacctAATAGAAATGTGtacatgtttgtatgtattaCTGTTGTAAATATCAAGtaccgttgctgttgctatcaGCTAAAGtacaatacaatttaaataaccCCACATCGTATAAATTAGTACATATACAAACTTAAGTGTTCCACTTAAGAACTATTGTTTGACCGCGCTTTTGAGTACTAATTTTAAGTTCATCCGAATTTAACAACCATACAACCATAGTGAAAATTGTACGTGCAAAATATTAAGCATTTTCTCAATTTCTTCGCCAATTTATGGGCATTTTTACGGTAAGGAGAAGAGAAGAGAGGAGATGAAATGAATTGATAACTTGATAAATTGCACATATACACTTGTGCATACGAGAGCACAACGCAaaacatgcacatacacatatacacatgtgcTCGTACTGCTGTTCTACGAAGGTGCTTGatttgaaataaacaaatgattCCCGTGACATCACAAATGACAAGCCTTCAAATATATCTCTATATTTAACATCTTCAAGCCGGCAGCAATTATAGGAATTGCAGAATTTTGCACTGCGAGAGTTATGTGACGTCATTAAATATAATGATGCTCGCTCTTCAGCGGGAGTAAGCCACCTGCGCAAGGCATTAAAAATTTCTCTCTTAGGTTCTGAGCTCAAGCTGCCAACCAGAGCCGCTCAGTTTGCTTTATATCGTTCACGCGTCCGGTTGGTGCCGCTTGCTTGCTGGCAAAAATACTGAAGTGCCACTTCAACTAAGTACATTATAATTGTATATGTTCCTTATCGcggtacatacatacatacatacgcacatcGTACTGGACTATAAAAGCAAGAGCTTCGATTGAAACGCACTTAGTTGGCGATAGCTActtcaattaatttgcaatgttTGACAAAATCGGTGTCGGGcttgcaatattatatatattcagcaGTGTTGTGCATTATGTGGAGCCCAGGAATATTAGAACTGTGCCGAAATCTGATGATGGTGCCAAGTGTGGTTACTCGGTAAGTTTTTCTTCATTCAAAGGCTTGgaaagtacatacatacatacatacgtatgcaaTTGCATAGGCatcacaaatacaaatatattacaaatgtgcaaatgtatgtgcTTGTAAGTGTGACTGCATCTAAAGCAGAtgatttattaactttttcttatcAGCTGTTCATGGTTGAGAaagtatttcaaatatatatgtatgtacatacatgtgtatatacgTAGGTTCTGCAAAATACGCAAATCAGAACccttttttagctttttcgtgcATATATGTTGTTCTTTATTTTCATGATATTTCGTTTAACATATGATCTGGCAATGTCCAATGAAACGGGAAAAGAACCGTTGTAGAAACCGTTAGATTTGCTCTGTTACGAAACGGCATAAAACAGACAGCGAAATATTGTTTCAATTCAGCATCCTCAAATAAATTCAACGAATCGGGCTAAAATATaagttatatttgctttttaattttccGGTCTGCGCATACTTCCAGAGCTGTCATCCGACGAAACCAAATATGCTAAATGTGCATCTAATAGCACACACCCACGACGACGTTGGATGGCTGAAGACTGTGGACCAATACTACTATGGGAGTGAGACAAGAATTCAGAAGGCTGGTGTGCAGTATATAATTGATTCCGTTGTGGAATCACTGCTGAGGGATCCAGAGAAACGCTTTATATACGTGGAGTCAGCATTCTTCTTCAAATGGTGGAAGGAACAGACGAGTGAGATGCAGGACCAGGTTAGAATGCTCGTTAATGAAGGCAGACTGGAGTTTATTGGCGGAGCTTGGAGCATGAATGATGAGGCGACAACACACTATCAGAGCGTAATTGACCAATTCGCTTGGGGATTAAAGTATGTATTTGTGGGCTTAAAGCTGTAAAACTTCAATAttgtaaatacaaattatttgtagGCAATTAAATGATACGTTTGGCGAATGCGGTCGTCCACGTGTCGGCTGGCAAATTGATCCATTTGGACATTCCCGAGAGATGGCTTCGATGTTTGCGCAAATGGGATTTGATGGTATGTTCTTTGGTCGCCTGGACTATCAGGATAAGGATGAGCGTCTAATGACACAAAAAGCCGAAATGATATGGCATGGTTCCGCGAATTTGGGTAGGCTAATATATTAAATCGAATTGGACATCTTTATGattgttttataaaatcatTAGGCGATAAGTCGGATCTCTTCTCCGGCGCTTTGTACAACAATTATCAAGCACCAGATGGCTTTTGTTTTGACATCCTCTGCTCAGATCAGCCAATTATTGATGGCAAACATAGCCCAGATAATAATGTGAAGGAACGCGTAAGTTTGAGCACTTTTATTTCGCTTATTGTACTTATTGTCTCTCTATATCCTTTCATATGAATTGTCCTTGTGGCGTCTTATCATTTCCTCATCCAATATTCATCAGGTTAATACGTTTTTGGATTACGTCAAAATCCAAAGTATTTATTATCGCAccaacaatataattataaccATGGGTGGCGATTTCACTTATCAAGCTGCCCAAGTTTATTACAAGAATCTCGACAAATTAATACGGTaaagttatatataaatgtatatgtgtttgttttgGCATACTTGTGTTAACGAAAGCCCCTCATTTTGTTTGGTCCATTGGTTGATCCTTAAACCATAAGTAATTAGAGTACATGTTTTTTGTGTATAGATCGATGCGTTCTTTGAGTTTGTTAATAAGATGGCTACAGGTTATCGAACTCCCAACTTACTTATAACAATGGGTGAGGATTTCCATTACCAGAATGCTGATATGTGGTATAAAAATCTGGATAAACTAATTAAGTGAGTAGTGAGGGGCTTTCTTTAACTCTGCAAGTTAATGTATCCAACAGGATTTTTATTTGGAGATCAAAATACCATCTGTTTCCATATTTCCCAACTATAGGTACGCTAACGAGCGTCAGGCAAATGGTTCGAATATAAATCTCCTCTACTCCACACCCTCGTGCTACTTGAAGTCGCTACACGATGCTGGCATCTCATGGCCTACTAAGAGTGACGATTTCTTCCCTTATGCATCCGATCCACATGCATACTGGACCGGCTACTTCACCTCGCGGCCCACCTTGAAGCGTTACGAGCGTGACGGCAATCATTTCCTGCAGGTTTGCAAGCAACTGAGCGCGTTGGCACCAAAGCGATCGGAGGAATTTGATCCTCACTTGACGTTCTTGCGTGAGACCATGGGCATAATGCAACACCACGATGCTGTGACAGGCACGGAGAAGGAAAAGGTCGCTCTCGACTATGCAAAACGTATGAGTGTTGCCCTGCGCGCCTGCTCGACAAACATACGAAATGTGTTaaatcaattttcgaccggacCCGTATCCGAACCCACTTCCCAACGgccatttgaatttaaaacatGTACCTTACTAAATATAAGCAGTTGTGCCACATCCGAGTCGAACAGTCCATTTGCATTGACACTTTACAATCCCCTGGCTCATACAACCAAGGAGTATGTAAGAGTTCCAGTTGCAGATTACAAATATATTGTCCTTGATCCGACAGGTAAGTAATAAGGCTcttcttaaaatatatgtatttaaatttactcGTTTTTAGGCAAAAGCCTGACCACCCAAGTGGTGCCTGTGCCCAAACCTGTGGCCGCAATCAAGCACAGAAATTCGATTGCCGAGTACGAGCTAGTTTTCCTGGCCTCCAACCTGCCAGCAATGGGCTATAAGACGTATTATATACAAAGAGACGACAGCAGTCCAGTTAATATAAAGCCCACCGCTTTGCCAAAACGAGAATCTAGCTACACTGTTATTGAAAACGaggtaatttaaatttgcactaAAGTTTGTGCTTCAATAATACCTTAATTTCATTATAGAATATTAAACTTACATTCGATACGAATGGCTTCCTCTCCGAAGTAACAGCTGATGGGATGACGCGTATGATTTCCCaggaatttttatattatgaaGGAGCTACTGGAAACAATGCGGAATTCCTAAATCGTTCCTCAGGCGCCTACATATTCCGACCCAAAGACAACAATATACGTTTTGCCACAGATCATGTCACAATAGAGGTATACAAGGGCTCACTTGTGGAAGAGGTGCATCAGAAATTTAACGATTGGATAAGCCAAGTGGTGCGAGTCTATAAGCAGAGCACATACGCGGAATTTGAGTGGTTAGTGGGTCCCATTCCAATTGATGATGAAATTGGCAAGGAAGTGATAACGCGCTTCAAGTCAGACATTAAGTCTGAAGGCGTATTCTTTACCGACTCTAATGGTGAGCTATAGACTATATATGTCAACCTCTTATTTACAACTTCATGCTTAACGTTTTTGGTCAGGTCGCGAAATGATAAAACGTCAGCGCAATCATCGTGATACGTGGAATGTTAAACTACAGGAAACTGTGGCAGGAAACTATTATCCGATCACCACGAAAATCGCTTTGGAGGATACGATAGCTCGAATGGCTATACTTACAGACAGAGCTCAGGGTGGTAGCTCATTAGAGGATGGTGCCTTAGAATTAATGGTACATCGACGTTTATTAAAGGACGATGCATTTGGTGTGGGTGAAGCCCTTAACGAAACCGAATTCGGCGAGGGACTGATTGCACGGGGCAAAACTCATTTGTTTGTGGGTCAATCCTATCTACGCGCCGATGTCTCTCTAAAGGCAATCGAACGTCTTGTGCAGCTGGAGACATTGCTGCCGTCATGGAAGTTTTTCAGCAATATGGAATCATATACATCCGACCAATGGCTAAGCTCATTTACAAATACAGTGAGTACACCTATTCGCCTGATTAtctatcattattattataatcgtatcagtatcattatcattatcattatcattatgataatttgcattattattatcgttattactattactattattattagtattataattataaaattccCAGTACACTGGCATTTCTCTGGTCCTACCCAAATCTGTGCATCTGCTTACCTTGGAACCTTGGCATGACAACGAGTTGCTCGTACGTTTTGAACATATATTAGAGAAAGACGAGGATTCGCGCTATTCGAAATACGTTCAATTCAATATTAAGGATGTACTTAGTGCGttcaatattgaaaatattcgGGAGACCACTCTGGATGGAAATGCATGGTTAGACGAACATAGACGTATGGAGTTTGTACCTGAGCCGGAGGATGAGGCATACGAAGCCTATGCCACAATTTCGGAATCTGCAAACGGTGGTCACTTACTCTCTGGTGCAAAACCTATGCTAGGTGTTGAATATTCAAAGGAAAGACTAGGCCCTGGAGAGCTAGGCGCCCAAAGTAACCGACTTAAGCGCAGTGCCAACGCGGGACATTTCAAATTACATAAACGACGACAGCAACATGTTGACGAAGATAGCATTAATGTATCTCTAAAAACAGATGATCGCGCAAAGTATCTCATAGAGCTAAGCCCAATGGAGATACGCACCTTTGTCGTGTATTTGGCAAAATAGCACACAGAATACCATCTAAAAACGAAAACGCCTATATTTGTAGCCGTCGATTTAGCTggataaacatttttaagaaataaaCGAACAACATAAATGAGTCTATAACTAACTAGGACCATCTAGTTGCTTGTTTATTACAATTGTACTATATACAAGAATTAGTGAATTTAACAGCGTCTGTTTCTTAAGCTGAGCAAGCAATTATCCTGGTCAATAGAAGCCCAGCTTGGCAGCTCTGTTGTGTACTCCCAGCCGACTCCCTGAAATTACAAATAgttacgttattttttttaaggacACACCATAATGTCAGCTTGAACCTACTTTATATTTCCACGCATGCAGATACATAATAAGATCTTCTGGCTTCGGATCGCGATAGTTCATCTTACATTCAGAGCAGAGTGGATCTGCAGTTACCTTACTGGCATCAAATCTAAGGTCGGCAGATTCATGGCCAGTTTGCGTCGAAATTGTGATCTAATAAAAACTGAATTATTAGCTGCAGccaataatacaaatattaaatagttCCACCTTAGCTTCAGGCGTTGACTTTATTACGGCTTGCGATCCAGATTGGTTGGTTGGGCTTGGActggcaacagcaatagcTGGATTCTTGATCGTGCCAGTTATCGCGACTTCTTCATCAATACCTAACCAATTTTCGGCATTGTGTATAGCAATTAAATCGTTTATTAATTGATCATCGGACTTTCCTCCAGTATCACCGCCGCGTCCCTTTAAAGGACCAAACACTTCGTGATTATACAAGGGATCGTTAACAATCGGATAACCTGAAAATTAAACGATGCAGTTTACACAACttgcaaataataatgtcaAATATTCCTGCTCACCTAGATATTGTAGGTGTACTCTGATCTGATGCATCCGACCAGTCAGCGGCTTGCACTGCACAATGCTATAGTCGCCAGCTTGGGCGATTCTCTTAAATGTTGTTTTGCAATCTTTGCCCTTCGGTGAGACCTTGCAAACTCCAATTTTATAGCTAACGACTTCAATCGGCTCATTGCACTCAATAATGCCActgaaatgcaaaaaataaacttatatagataaataatattcattaTTTCGTacgaaaattatattttctgaACTTTACTAAGGAAAAGAGGAGGTTGCAGCAAAAATAGAGAAAGAGCTACAAACAAAAAGATGGGAAAAGTGATAATAAGAGAGaaatattgaaatgaaaaagGTAAAGAGAACCACTGAATGGAAATATTAGAGCAaacatagataaatatatatctgacGGATACGTCTTATTTCAATAGTTTGTAAATTAtgcattaattatttaaacgGAATAGCCCTTCTATTCAAAAAACGTATAGACCCTTCGGCCTAATGGACGTAtaaatatcattattatttttaaagcttacATCAATTTGATGAGTATTGCTTTAATACATTAGTTATTGATATAATTAAGCCTTAATTATTGTTTACAAATATTGGTATTTAAACTTTAACAAATCGGTTAAGGTATTTCTTTAATAgggtacatatgtatatgtttaggTCTTTT is a window encoding:
- the LManII gene encoding lysosomal alpha-mannosidase isoform X2: MFDKIGVGLAILYIFSSVVHYVEPRNIRTVPKSDDGAKCGYSSCHPTKPNMLNVHLIAHTHDDVGWLKTVDQYYYGSETRIQKAGVQYIIDSVVESLLRDPEKRFIYVESAFFFKWWKEQTSEMQDQVRMLVNEGRLEFIGGAWSMNDEATTHYQSVIDQFAWGLKQLNDTFGECGRPRVGWQIDPFGHSREMASMFAQMGFDGMFFGRLDYQDKDERLMTQKAEMIWHGSANLGDKSDLFSGALYNNYQAPDGFCFDILCSDQPIIDGKHSPDNNVKERIDAFFEFVNKMATGYRTPNLLITMGEDFHYQNADMWYKNLDKLIKYANERQANGSNINLLYSTPSCYLKSLHDAGISWPTKSDDFFPYASDPHAYWTGYFTSRPTLKRYERDGNHFLQVCKQLSALAPKRSEEFDPHLTFLRETMGIMQHHDAVTGTEKEKVALDYAKRMSVALRACSTNIRNVLNQFSTGPVSEPTSQRPFEFKTCTLLNISSCATSESNSPFALTLYNPLAHTTKEYVRVPVADYKYIVLDPTGKSLTTQVVPVPKPVAAIKHRNSIAEYELVFLASNLPAMGYKTYYIQRDDSSPVNIKPTALPKRESSYTVIENENIKLTFDTNGFLSEVTADGMTRMISQEFLYYEGATGNNAEFLNRSSGAYIFRPKDNNIRFATDHVTIEVYKGSLVEEVHQKFNDWISQVVRVYKQSTYAEFEWLVGPIPIDDEIGKEVITRFKSDIKSEGVFFTDSNGREMIKRQRNHRDTWNVKLQETVAGNYYPITTKIALEDTIARMAILTDRAQGGSSLEDGALELMVHRRLLKDDAFGVGEALNETEFGEGLIARGKTHLFVGQSYLRADVSLKAIERLVQLETLLPSWKFFSNMESYTSDQWLSSFTNTYTGISLVLPKSVHLLTLEPWHDNELLVRFEHILEKDEDSRYSKYVQFNIKDVLSAFNIENIRETTLDGNAWLDEHRRMEFVPEPEDEAYEAYATISESANGGHLLSGAKPMLGVEYSKERLGPGELGAQSNRLKRSANAGHFKLHKRRQQHVDEDSINVSLKTDDRAKYLIELSPMEIRTFVVYLAK
- the LManII gene encoding lysosomal alpha-mannosidase isoform X1; translation: MFDKIGVGLAILYIFSSVVHYVEPRNIRTVPKSDDGAKCGYSSCHPTKPNMLNVHLIAHTHDDVGWLKTVDQYYYGSETRIQKAGVQYIIDSVVESLLRDPEKRFIYVESAFFFKWWKEQTSEMQDQVRMLVNEGRLEFIGGAWSMNDEATTHYQSVIDQFAWGLKQLNDTFGECGRPRVGWQIDPFGHSREMASMFAQMGFDGMFFGRLDYQDKDERLMTQKAEMIWHGSANLGDKSDLFSGALYNNYQAPDGFCFDILCSDQPIIDGKHSPDNNVKERVNTFLDYVKIQSIYYRTNNIIITMGGDFTYQAAQVYYKNLDKLIRYANERQANGSNINLLYSTPSCYLKSLHDAGISWPTKSDDFFPYASDPHAYWTGYFTSRPTLKRYERDGNHFLQVCKQLSALAPKRSEEFDPHLTFLRETMGIMQHHDAVTGTEKEKVALDYAKRMSVALRACSTNIRNVLNQFSTGPVSEPTSQRPFEFKTCTLLNISSCATSESNSPFALTLYNPLAHTTKEYVRVPVADYKYIVLDPTGKSLTTQVVPVPKPVAAIKHRNSIAEYELVFLASNLPAMGYKTYYIQRDDSSPVNIKPTALPKRESSYTVIENENIKLTFDTNGFLSEVTADGMTRMISQEFLYYEGATGNNAEFLNRSSGAYIFRPKDNNIRFATDHVTIEVYKGSLVEEVHQKFNDWISQVVRVYKQSTYAEFEWLVGPIPIDDEIGKEVITRFKSDIKSEGVFFTDSNGREMIKRQRNHRDTWNVKLQETVAGNYYPITTKIALEDTIARMAILTDRAQGGSSLEDGALELMVHRRLLKDDAFGVGEALNETEFGEGLIARGKTHLFVGQSYLRADVSLKAIERLVQLETLLPSWKFFSNMESYTSDQWLSSFTNTYTGISLVLPKSVHLLTLEPWHDNELLVRFEHILEKDEDSRYSKYVQFNIKDVLSAFNIENIRETTLDGNAWLDEHRRMEFVPEPEDEAYEAYATISESANGGHLLSGAKPMLGVEYSKERLGPGELGAQSNRLKRSANAGHFKLHKRRQQHVDEDSINVSLKTDDRAKYLIELSPMEIRTFVVYLAK